The genomic stretch AGTAACAATAAAGGACCTGTTTAGGTTCAGGTGACCACGTGAGAACAGGGGGGTTGGAGATGGGCTTGGTCACGTGGCTAAGGTGggcaccaacacattctcactgccagcttgtcacatatcaccactcactttcacgtctacataagTGGCgctaggtatcctgggtgcgtctgctgttgatgttctgagaCAAGGTGTCAATTTACGACTGTTacattcattttgtcttttcaaaatacacttctatttTCACATAAAATGTACAATTTGTGTTAAATGCATATATACATTATTTTCAAAGTTTAAAATTACAACTTTGATTACAactcatatttacatttattttctcgtgcaacaaacacacatggttaggtttaggcaacaaaaagcatgtggttaggtttagaaaaaaaacatgggttGGCACTACATGGACCcatgttggacccatccaccacccaccCTATAGTGACTTTCCAGCTCCCTAAATGACGTTGTTACCAGTGCAGTTTCAAACTGATGCATCTGGCAGCATTATAAACTGATGCACCTTAACGTAAATTGGTTAAAAGACTGGACTTTATGTAAAAGGTGGATAGTGGATGCTCTGAAGGCCTCTCTCATCTGATGCAAAATGTTTAAGTCCCCTGCAGTAGAAAATCTATTTGTCCTTTGCCAAGAAAAGGAAatcagagttaaaaaaaaaagaaaagcaagaaagaaagagagacaagaaaacaaactgattttgtaaaaacaaaacaaaaacaacaacaacaaaaaagcagcTTAATACACTGATGCCACTCAGCGGCATATCATACCACTACAGATAGATGCCCTTTTTTGTTTATGTCTGAGGCCAAAATCATTGACCAAGCTGCAGTATTTGACGACTCCGGAATGAGAACAGTTTGGGGGCGCAACAACAGTAAACCACATGaaagtcaaaagtcaaaaaTTAATTATGTTTGTTAATGATGTCAGCTGTCTGTCATTAGAAAAAAGACATACAATGCCTGTTGTATGTATGATATATGATGTATGAATGATCTGAAGCACAGTGTCCTGGTTGTGTTTACTAGAAACATGAACCAttacacacaggaaacaggtaTGTAACTGTCATTTAAACATCTTTTCAGCAGCGTGATGAATCTGTAGGCGCTTACAGACACATTGTTTAGATCATTTTGTCACAAACTGCCCCCAGAGTGGGGTCTACACTCTCCATCATCTGGTTTAAAACAGGACAAATAACATCAACAATCTGTTACTCATGATAGCCTGATCAGTGTAATAGACAAGTAACAACTCTACAATAATACTCtgacacattttacaaaaatgatcgggacattttttttaataactagGAATGGCAGGAATTAATTATAACCTAAATAACTGATTAGATCATTATTTTAAGGGAttcaacatatatatattgtcttCAATTGAAGACAAGCataaacattttacaacatAAATAGACTCAAATGCAACCCTACAAAATGTGCTCCAACAAAAGACtatcacaaacaacaaaaagacattcAGCAGACAGTGTTAGAGGCAGCAGAGTAATGACACATGAAGCAGTAATCTCCATCTGTCAGTTGGCCTCTTGTTTGCacacagctgagacacatctgAGCAGAACGGGATCTACTAGAtgctcaagtttttttttttgaaatgaTAACTCACTTCTGTCTTTTGCACATTTTAAGGTCACCATTGGTGTAAAATAAATCACCTGCCCACCATCCACCTCTGCTACATATGGCACAATGGTGATATCTGTGTTCAAGAATCTAGGAGGACATCACAAAGCTAAATGAAACAGTAGCTTTGAGCAGGCACATGCACAGACCTCAAGTGGTGCTCAAGCATCTGACCTTTTGGCCTCTGACTAGATAACTGCTCTTTGtgcaagacttttttttccatttctttttctaattttatattttagctTTTAACTTTGGCTCATGGCATCAATTCTCAATTAAAAGCATGTTGCATTTGAGTTTTAACTCTACGAGACTGCAGGAGCCCCTGCCCATCCCTTTTTAACTTCCCTTGTTGTCACCGACACCACAGTCGATGCACACAAATCAAGCGCTCTGCAGAGCAACTTCCACATCTCCCTGACCTGCCTTCATGGACAGCCAGTTAACAATAGTGTTTACCCTAAGCCTCTGCATTGTCACTATTGTGAAATTAATGCTATTATGCTTAACAAGTGAGTCAGTCTGAcccacacattctcactctgacctcttcACATTTTgaagtttggtcatggactttccatgtcatcatatgacatgcaagataccctgggtgcattgcttgttgatgttctgggatgctatgtcacttcagcctgttacatgcattgtctgttcaAAATACGCTTccgtttccacaggaaatgcacagtttgcatacagtctctttcaaaataaacactgcaaattgacctttttttccttcaacaacaaatcaCGTGGTTGGgttaaaaaagaacagggtttggctttacatccATAcaagaagcaaacactggcctcccaggtGTAAGTCGGTGgtttttggacccatccaccaattACCCGGTGAGAGCAGAGACAAACACCAAATTGCTTTCCCACTTCTATGTGTcgtcaaaaatgtaaaacttaaCTTGGAATAATGTTTGCATTTTCCACACTATTgctctgatttgtttttttaaatataaagcaTATTAAGAACATAATTAGAAGAATAAGTGCAGCGTTCTGTTATACAATAAACTTAACTGTTTACAAATTCTAAGGTGGTggattgaattttaaaaaatgtgaattttatttatgaacCAACAGGAAATAAAGCAAATGTTACTGGATCACAGGTTAAATTAAAGAGTTCTGCTGGGAAAGTAACAACAGGCGAAAAATTACAAACAAGCCTGCAGTGAGGCTTGTAAACaagagaaaaacatgtttgtagGAGGCggaatttaatgtaaataaactaGACTTTCCCTTCCCAAAAAGACTCTTTTCGATTAGCACACTTTCGATTACAACTTTGACGTCGTCCTCAGAGTGTCTTTGCATAAGAGCAGTGTaaaaacatttccagcagtgtaaaaacatttccaccataaactgatgcagaaaaattcaccagaatgcaggaaatgaagtgtttgatgctcaaaatttcctggGGGAGGACCCCCACACACCCCACTTAATATGTGTCCCCACCAATGCACAGACGAATTGATGCCCTTGTCTGCATGACTGACCTACTGActaagaggccgtttacacgtacacggtgattttgataaacggagacatgttccttcgtttgtgcccttcgtttacacgcaaacggagatttctcctctgaaaacgagtctctctaaaaactccggccagagtggagattttggaaaactccggttgcgcatttgcatgtaaactgagataaacggagataaacggagttataggcagtcgacgtcacagtatgcgccggaacttgcgcctgtgtcaaaagtgcgagcttctcgttacactgccacgtacaggtttggcatgctcttgtgtatatatacacgggtaagtgtaaacgaagatctttttgaaaacggagatggtgaaatgtccgtttatgaaaatagccggcaacgtgtaaacggcctcttacTTTTCTCTTAATTAACAATTAGAAGCATGCCCTTTTTGTGGTTGAGCCCCAAAAAGGTGTGTTCACGGCACTAGCTTTGAGAGAGAAGCTCTGTGTGCGGAAGCTTCATTTATACTCAAAGCTCAGAATAAGAAATGACAGCTCAGGATGACGTGAACATAATTGAAAATGAGTTAAGGGGAACGGCTAAATTGACCGATGGAATAAGGATACACACAtcatggaacacacacacacacaaagcagtgaGCAGTGGAAAATGGATTGCAGCAATCTGCagcaaaatcattaaaatcGTATGTGTGAAAAGTCTGTGTCACACACAACATAACGCACAGAAGTCAGAAAATGCCAATACACCCACACACGTAGAGTAAAGGCCCTGCAAACACCTATTATAAATCAACTCAAAGCAACAGCCCTTATGCTTCAAAGTCATCTCTGAATCGCTTATCTACATACTGAGCCATACTATAGGAATACCAATTTATAGGCCTTTATCATATCAttcagagagagggacagagagaaggagacggAGAAAGGGAAGGGGCGAGAGAGGTagacagagagaggtgaggGACAGCATTATCCACAAAATACCTATTTATACATTTCAGTCGTATctgaggagaaaaaagagagcACTTCTGCTGAGATATTGATgtccacacatacagtatatgaatatatgaatgcaactcactcagtcactcactcattcactcactcacacacacacacacacacacacacacacacacacatacaagagTCCCAGGGCTGCGAGATAAGAGAGGAGAGTGTTCTGGGGAGAAAGCTTCCTCATTGGTGTGCAAGGCTGCACATGTTCCAACCCTCCCTTATatcccctgtgtgtgtatatgtgaatgtgtgtgtgtgtgtttgtgtgtgtgcgtgcatgcgagcactccctctctttccttcactgccacaaaaaagacacagaggacCTATTGTGCCCAAGGAAGGAAAATCACTCCATTTTCAGAAAAGGAGAGGAATgaacagctctctctctctctctctctccttccgtTCATCTCTCCCgacctctctccttccctctctctctctctttctctctctctctctctctctctctctctctctctttctcccattCACACAGCAGCTGAAATGGCGAAGCTTGTTAAAAAGGAAGCCCACATGACAGCATTCACAGCTTTGCTTACTGCAGCATCTCCCCTGCTCGCTGTGTGCCTTTGCACCAGAAACCACGGATGAAAGCAACTTGATACTCGATAAAAAAAGTTATGGCACTAAGGGGCCACAAGTAAATGcataaagggaaaaaagagaaaaagaggaagaggtagAGAAAATATCAGCATTTGCAGTAAATGAGGTATTTCATGCAGCAgtaacagcaaaacaatattaaaggagaatgtgtttttttttttgtttttttttcaggtgttCAGAACTGCAGCTTCTTCGCTCTGCTGCACAATTCTTGCTGCAAACAATATTATCCATAAACTCTGCTTACTGAGAGAAACTGTGGTTTCTGCCTGATAATACTAGTTTATTGAAACAATTTATCATGGAAGAATTGTGTGGGGATTCTTTGATGTCAATGCCCCATTTCTTACTAGATGGATAAATGTGGATGTACCTCTATGGAGTCTGGGACAGCAGATGTGATGACGGCGGAATGCCTTCATTATCAAGGATTTCAAGATAAACCATATTTCCTGTTTTAGCCATAATTCATGTCACTAATATTAGCATTGCTGACAATGCTGGGAATGCAGCAACGTTGTATCAGTTGTTAACAAGTTTAACCAATGTTATTTGAAGGAGAGAGCTACAGCAAACAATGACGCTCTTACCAAAACTGTCCAGTGTTAACATCAGGTAAATATAATAGACTGACTTTCTGGTTCAGCCCTTATCTGTCAcatcagcctgttctcattctgaagttgtcaaataccatcatattgtcagtgattttggtgtcaCACAACGGCACTAAAACAACACCAAAACTGACAAACCGTGGACTTTCGCCCAGGGGTGCGCTGTTCAGttcccatatgaatgtagagccaaaccatgatgtatTTTTCTAATTGTAACCACTCgcttttcttgcctaaacctaaccatgttcttttgttgcacaaggaaatgaacataaatatgaggtgttttaccaacgctgtaagtttattttgactgtATCCTGGTGCTGGTTGGGGCATGCTGGAAAgccaacagcagatgcaggaagATATCTAGTACATTATACATAGATGCTAGTCCAATGACAAAgcagtgatatgtgatgatgaGAATGTGTTCTGCTGGAGTTGTGCACACACAACAGCATGTGTTCAACTGAGTGAAATGATGACGTATACTccaaaaaaaaggtcaacaCCATATAAGCAAATAGTTTACTGCAAGTCTCATAAACAGCAAGACTTGGCTTACATGGAACAGCAACAAAGCAAATTCTCTGAAAAGGTGACTCAGTTTGCATCACTGGCAAGCCCACATCCCTGCAAATATATCTTGAGAGCTTTAAACTGCATTTAGCGATCTTCAGAAgaacattttcacaggtaacaaAGGTCTTTGAGACTGTGAGAGGTGGTTGAAAGCTCTAGAAAAAGCCAGCAAATGGATCCTGAGTTAAAGGGAAACTGCAATATTTTTaaacctggactctattttgtatgattttgtgtcaaagtgactaatgaaaacaacaatattTGAAATTGCTTCAGTATTCAGAAAGATGCAGAGAGACACAAGACAGGCTGCAATATAATCCCTAGGGGCAATTGTGCACTTTCCTGCACAATTTACGTTCATTCAAAGAAAAGATCCTACAGAGAAAAGACCCTATGgagaaatcaaacatttttccatacactctcctggtctgtttgttactgTGTCTCCCTCTAAAATCTTGCCAAAGGTGACTTGTTGCAAGAAAAACAACGGTGAAATCTTTCTaagagttggagagaggaggaagaatttgttgtgttggagcaacacattctcactttgacctcgtcacatattgatgttttggtcatgggCTTTCCATGTCCACcaacaacgtgcaaggtaccctgggtgtgttatTTGTttacgttctgggacaccatgtcaagttctcttctttcaagatttcattttcacaggaaattccacatttgcatacagtctctttcaaaataaacacactacgtcggtacaacactgcaaattgacattttttttccttcaacaacaaacgcacgtggttaggtttaggtaacaaaagcacgtggtcacgtttaggaaaaaagaatagggtttggctttagaatcttatgggacacaaacacagctctctCAGGTGAAGGTCGATGTTTGTTGGAAAGAAATGAAGAGAAAAGGTGTTTCCGTCTCCACAGTGTGCTAGTGTTGGATGATGGGTCGCAGCcactgctcgctgtatgtgctatgcattctcactgactgatttgTGGCATATTGATTACGAATAcattctgatgctcgttttgtgtctgattgtttttttttcgctgtTTCATCATTATAACAATTGGAACTGTAGCCAGTCTCTCACTAGCACTatcttcattcatattttaaaaagctagaaattatattcagccacaaaagcctgagaagctggaaatcagaacaaaaGTACAGAGTTGTTACATAGATATGATACACTGTCTcgtctagttgcattggtgtgaaccgccaggtttttaaaatgttgcagaacagcacattgcaagtagctgcctgtttcaactcatctcgtccccagtctttggtctgaacagggctttacacacagaaacaaacacaccagatcAGCAAAAGGTAAAGAAAATGATTCTTTTCTTCATAGAGTGCTATCCATAAGGTTGTCAGACTCctctaataacaatctgagcctgtcagtgacacaaCCAAACACTTTTAATAGAGGAAAATGTACGGTGCACAGTTGCTCGTAGgaattacattgcagcctgtttcgcagcTGCGGCTGCAGCAGTCTCTTCAATAATGGactaatttaaaaaactgttgttgctgttttcacTTAAACTCAAAAACATTACAacatagggtccaggttgataAATaccaaacttttcctttaaggTACTGTTTCCAATGTGCTATGTTCTTTCAGTGCAATCAACCCATGTAGTTACCAACACAAAAATTACAACCAGCAAATACAACCAGCTTACATGCAATATGAAGGGACTCCCTCAGTGCCCTGCAGcccagtcttttttttaaatctagcAACCAACACAAAGACCAAGACTTTTTAATCACAAAAAAGTGGAAACTTGCTCATCTCACAGGTCTCTCAAGTCCCAGCCGACAGATTGGAGCGGGGCCTTGTTGCCGACAACAtttcagcaccttggacagctAAACAATAGCCAGAAGAGATCCAGCAGGGGGAAAAACACGAGGAcaaaagacagaggaggaggtggaggagggctCCGGGTatacaaaaggagaaaaaagggggggtgggggggtggggagaAGAATTTGGCCGCTGGGAGGTCATTCACAGAGGATACAAAGAGCCAATGTCAACTGGAGTTGAAGGATAGAAAACAGAATTAGCATTAGAGCGGGTAACACAGTTCATCTATGTCACACAGCTGAGTAAAAGAGGAGGACAGGCCAATGAATGCACTGGGGATGATAATACACACACTTATGCACAAGCATTATTTCTGAATGGCAGGTTGCGTACAGGGGCTGTGTATCCTAAGATGGTTTCTAGCAGAGTTAATGCTCCTTATGCTGCAGATTTCCTTTCACTGCTTATCAACAATCCACCACTGTCAATTGCTACAATAATTGCAATTCTTCTCCCCTGTAAGCAAGAGAAGCAGccactattaaaaaaaatgccaattttttttttatatctacataactGGAGTCATTTTGAGCGGCATGATGCCAAGGAATGCTGCATCTAATGAGAAATGGCAGCAGAGACAGAACTCCACACTGCAGATCAGCCTCCATTTTCACCACCAGCACATTTCCTTTTACTGCTTATCCACAAGGGGCAACTCACTACTGTTAATTGCTGCACTAATGACAATTCCTCTCGCCTGTAAGATTACAATTCCCAAGAAGCAGCtagttgtcaaaataaaatctcaatTTTCCAATCAAAAATCTTCAGCACAACACAATCACTTCAAAGCACCCTGTGATGTCTTGACATATCCTTGTCTCTGCAGGAGAAAATATTGACCGTCTCTGTCAAATGTTAGTGTTGTCTGTACACCATCAGATGGATGGAGCGGAGACTTCAGAGGGAGCAGAGGGCACTTGGAGAAAAACGTAAATGCTGTGTCAGGAAAGGAAGAAGGAAGCAATGGCTATCACTCAACTTAGACGGAGCCCAAAAAATCCACCTGGTCAATCATTAGAGgactgcagagagaggaagagaggaggagctgcaggcAGGTGattctattttcattttctctggcTCCCatcacacatacgcacacacacacacacacacacacacacacacactcaagagcAGAACACAGCACACCGCAGcacccaaaaaaagaaaaagaaaaatcaagcACATTCTTAAGAAAATTTACCTCAAGCTCAGGATGTTGACAAAGTGCTTCAGTGAAAGTTTAATGGCGCAATTTCACCGCGCTGTATTGCTCCCCTATAGCATACAATATTCTCTATAAGTTGTACATCTCCAAAGACACTTCATATTCAAAGCAAAATAACATAATTCTCCCCATCAAGAGCTCATATATCACTTCACACCCAgaatcaaattatttttttctttttttttcctttttaaacagACAAATAAGTCTTCTATTTTACATAAAGGTTTCTTTAAAATACAGCACTTTCAAAATAAGGAACATTTGCAGAGAGCATTGTTGATAAAATAGTTGAGTGCAAAGGCACTTTCTGGAGTAACTATAGTAAGATTTTGCCACTTGTTGGATTTTGAAAAGGTTCTCTTTTAACACTCACCATTTATCTGTGTATGCTAAGTATGTACAGGAATGTCAATCTGTAGCATTTCCTCTTCTACAAAGAATAATTATTTcatactttttttctgttttccaaagggaaaataaaatacagttttatgaaaagcaCAAAGCTGTTTTTGTACGCAGTCCTGCCCATTGTATACCTGCCATCAAAGTCTTTTGGAATTtcattttcaacaaaaaaaaaagtaataatttaTACCTCCcaggagaaaaagaaatagaaCTGCATAATAATATACTTCTTATACTCCGTTTATACATcttgacaaaaaagaaagagaagaaaaggaagagagaaaaaagatcatCAAAGGATTCATTTCCAGTCAATCATGAAGGATTGAACACATATAGATAAGATAGATATATAGAGAGGGCTATTATGACAATAACTGCGTGATTATTATGAATGCTGCACAGAACCtaaggggaggggggggcatTGTCACTATCTTACAGTTGGCTCATCGCAGTCTGtttctccagaacctccaggTAGTCTGGTTCTGTTTTTAGCTTCCCAGGGAGCAGAAGCGGGTGCTCATTGTTTTTGGAGGGATGTTCGGCCCCGTAGTATTTCCTGGGGGTCCCGTAAAGCACAGTTTTGTTTAACCTGTCCTGATTGGTGATATGCCGCCGGGCTGTAGCAGCCTCATAGGGGGGCACGATGCAAGGTCTCTTAGGTAAAGTGCAAAAATTGTAATGGAAAGGGGGGGCACCTGCAGCTGTGGGAAGCTCCTTGTGGGGCCTCTCCCCCAAGTTTTGATACAACATCTCAGGAGGATCTGGCGTGGTCAAACCGCATGATGTTGGAGATTTATCCATAAAATCCATTGTGCTGATGGTGTAAGCCCCTGGGCTGCGTGTGAGGACATCCTTCTTTGCGTCCAGGGGCCCAAAGCTGAGCTCCTTCAGGTTGCGGTAATATGCCACCTGTTCACCATCCTTCTGCATGTAAATAGGGTTTTGGCACATGGAGCCCACAGGTGGGGGGATGTAATTGTAAACGTGGCTTTCTGAGGTTTTGTCTTGGGTCAGTTCAGGAGTGTAGGAGCCATATTGCACTTGAAAAGAGTTGAGATCTAGGTTGTTGGCGCCTGTGGGGACGTGTTCCACCCCTTTGCGCCGcttcagaacaaaaacaaagaggccTGCACCAAAGCAGACTGAGAGGATGAAAACAACAAGGAGCCCAAGAATCAGAACTGAAAGTGGGACCTCAGGGTGTAACTCAGGAGTGTGGATTCGGGATTCAGTGGGGCTGATGGAgctaaaaaaagaagaggaagaagaagaggaagaagaggaaggagtgGTGACCACAGTGCCAGGGCTTATTAACGTGGGGGCTTTTGTAGGGGGTGCATGTTGTGGCGGGGGCACCTCACTGGGCTCAGGGCAGATGGCCTCATTGCGAAGCGAGCGCAGCAGGCGACCCGCGTGTTTAGAGGGTGAATCACAAGTGATTTCGTTAACCACTACGCTGGTACTGGACAGCTCCATCCAATTTTTGAGTGCCACAATGTCACAGGTGCAGTCCCAGGGGTTCTCCTGAAGGTCAATCTGGATAAATGCTGACAGCTGGTCCAGCACCCCACGAACCGGAAGGTAGGAGAAATGATTATTCCTTAAGTTGAGTCTCGTTAGCATGGTACCACCGAAAACATTGTCAGGGAGGGATCTTAACAGGTTGTTGTTGAGAAAAAGCAGCTGAAGGTTATGCAGTGAGTTAAACGTTTGTGGTAAAATGTCTTTGATTATGTTATATTCCAAATACAGATACTGGAGTGACTGCAGGCCAGCAAAGAGGGACTGAGAAAGTGATTCAATGTAATTCCCATTCAGATAGAGCCGTCTGAGGTTTGTTAGATTTTCAAATGCT from Epinephelus moara isolate mb chromosome 4, YSFRI_EMoa_1.0, whole genome shotgun sequence encodes the following:
- the slitrk2 gene encoding SLIT and NTRK-like protein 2, which codes for MLSGVLLLSVLTVTSLSPSETESRKTSASKEICKSRCSCEERENILNINCENKGFTTVTQFQAPPNKISQLFLNGNFLSRLSANEFVNYGNVTSLHLGNNGLQEIRTGAFNGLRFLKRLHLNNNNLEVIKEDTFAGLESLEYLQADYNYISAIEPGAFSKLNKLKVLILNDNLLLSLPPNIFRFVLLTHLDLRGNRLKMLPFAGVLEHIGGIMEIQLEENPWNCTCDLIPLKSWLDTISVFVGDIVCETPFRLHGKDITQLIKQDLCPRRNAGDRVQPPSDSHFQGALPPTYHPGMITPTRSPKASRPPKMRRPTPRITKDKQVFGPIMVYQTRSPVPMLCPSVCVCTSQNPDSGLNINCQERKLHNISELNPKPSYPKKLHLTGNYLQVIYRTDLTEYSSLELLHLGNNRIAVIQEGAFENLTNLRRLYLNGNYIESLSQSLFAGLQSLQYLYLEYNIIKDILPQTFNSLHNLQLLFLNNNLLRSLPDNVFGGTMLTRLNLRNNHFSYLPVRGVLDQLSAFIQIDLQENPWDCTCDIVALKNWMELSSTSVVVNEITCDSPSKHAGRLLRSLRNEAICPEPSEVPPPQHAPPTKAPTLISPGTVVTTPSSSSSSSSSSFFSSISPTESRIHTPELHPEVPLSVLILGLLVVFILSVCFGAGLFVFVLKRRKGVEHVPTGANNLDLNSFQVQYGSYTPELTQDKTSESHVYNYIPPPVGSMCQNPIYMQKDGEQVAYYRNLKELSFGPLDAKKDVLTRSPGAYTISTMDFMDKSPTSCGLTTPDPPEMLYQNLGERPHKELPTAAGAPPFHYNFCTLPKRPCIVPPYEAATARRHITNQDRLNKTVLYGTPRKYYGAEHPSKNNEHPLLLPGKLKTEPDYLEVLEKQTAMSQL